In Flavobacterium lacustre, a genomic segment contains:
- a CDS encoding tetratricopeptide repeat protein has protein sequence MKQIIVLFLFFPLMIWSQSSFDTAEKLFKEDKFEQAQPLFEQFLKENPSNLKAIEYLGDIAGNYKSWDKAISYYKKLKQLKPAEANYYYKYGGALGMKAKEVSKFKALGMIDEVRGSFEKAIALNAKHIEARWALIELNLQLPGIVGGSQSKAIRYSNELLKVSPIDGYLSRGHIDEYFKRYTAAEQQYKKAIAISGSRTSYQMLANLYKNKMNEPEKANAILQKIKSLNSSPKKNI, from the coding sequence ATGAAACAAATTATAGTTCTCTTTTTATTCTTTCCCCTGATGATTTGGTCTCAATCTAGTTTTGATACTGCCGAAAAACTATTCAAAGAAGACAAGTTTGAACAAGCGCAACCTCTTTTTGAGCAATTTTTAAAAGAAAATCCTTCTAATTTAAAAGCTATCGAATATTTGGGTGACATTGCGGGAAATTATAAATCTTGGGATAAAGCCATTAGTTACTATAAAAAACTAAAACAATTAAAACCAGCCGAAGCTAATTATTACTATAAATATGGAGGTGCTTTAGGAATGAAAGCTAAAGAAGTAAGTAAATTCAAAGCACTCGGAATGATTGATGAAGTAAGGGGTTCCTTTGAAAAAGCAATTGCGCTTAATGCAAAACATATAGAAGCACGCTGGGCTTTAATAGAATTAAATTTGCAGTTGCCCGGAATTGTTGGAGGAAGTCAATCGAAAGCCATACGGTATTCAAACGAATTATTAAAAGTATCTCCAATTGACGGGTATTTATCCAGAGGTCATATCGATGAATATTTCAAAAGATACACTGCTGCTGAACAACAATATAAAAAGGCAATTGCCATAAGCGGTTCCAGGACAAGCTATCAAATGCTAGCTAATTTGTATAAAAATAAAATGAATGAGCCGGAGAAGGCCAATGCCATTTTACAAAAAATTAAATCATTAAATTCATCACCAAAGAAAAATATATGA
- the obgE gene encoding GTPase ObgE yields the protein MTEGNFVDYVKIYVSSGKGGKGSTHLHREKFIEKGGPDGGDGGRGGHVYLVGNKGLWTLFHLKFARHIKAGHGGDGGGDRSTGADGDDKYIEVPLGTVVKDKETGETLFEITEDGEKQILSRGGKGGLGNWHFRSSTNQTPRYSQPGLPGVEMDVILELKVLADVGLVGFPNAGKSTLLSVLTSAKPKIADYPFTTLKPNLGIVAYRDFQSFVIADIPGIIEGAAEGKGLGHYFLRHIERNSTLLFLVPVDTPDIKAEYDILVNELTKYNPEMLDKERLLVISKCDMLDDELKAELKTELDVAFKDIPYMFISSVAQQGLSELKDKLWKMLND from the coding sequence ATGACAGAAGGGAATTTTGTAGATTACGTAAAAATATATGTTTCTTCCGGAAAAGGAGGGAAAGGATCTACGCATTTGCATAGAGAAAAATTTATTGAAAAAGGTGGGCCTGATGGTGGTGATGGTGGTCGTGGAGGACACGTTTATTTAGTAGGAAACAAAGGACTTTGGACTTTGTTTCACCTCAAATTTGCGCGTCACATCAAAGCAGGTCACGGTGGTGATGGTGGTGGTGACCGTAGTACAGGTGCTGACGGCGATGATAAATACATCGAAGTGCCATTAGGAACCGTTGTAAAAGATAAAGAAACCGGAGAAACCTTATTCGAAATCACCGAAGACGGCGAAAAACAAATCCTTTCCCGTGGTGGAAAAGGAGGTTTAGGAAACTGGCATTTTAGAAGTTCAACCAATCAAACGCCAAGATATTCTCAACCGGGTTTGCCTGGTGTAGAAATGGATGTGATTCTGGAACTTAAAGTTTTGGCCGATGTAGGATTGGTAGGTTTTCCAAATGCTGGAAAATCAACTTTATTGTCTGTTTTGACTTCTGCTAAACCTAAAATTGCTGATTATCCGTTTACCACTTTAAAACCAAATCTTGGAATTGTAGCGTACAGAGATTTTCAATCGTTTGTAATTGCTGATATTCCGGGGATTATCGAAGGTGCTGCCGAAGGAAAAGGTCTTGGACATTATTTCTTACGTCATATTGAACGTAATTCGACTTTGTTGTTTTTGGTTCCTGTAGATACACCGGATATCAAAGCAGAATATGATATTTTGGTAAACGAATTGACGAAATATAACCCAGAAATGCTTGATAAAGAGCGATTATTGGTAATATCAAAATGCGATATGCTGGATGATGAGCTCAAAGCCGAGTTGAAAACAGAATTAGATGTCGCTTTCAAAGACATTCCTTATATGTTCATTTCTTCTGTTGCCCAACAAGGTTTGTCAGAATTGAAAGATAAATTATGGAAAATGTTGAATGACTAA
- a CDS encoding S46 family peptidase has translation MKKVVLFLAMCLLTFPVKADEGMWFLMFIERLNHRDMEKMGLQLTAEEIYSINNHSLKDAVVQFNGGCTAEIVSKEGLVLTNHHCGYNAIAELSTAEQNYLKDGFWAKDKTAELKPKSLYVRFFVRMDDVSKRILSKVNDKMTEEERNKVIQQEIALIEKENNEGGKYTVSVRPFFQGNEYYYFVYQDYKDVRLVGTPPESVGKFGGDTDNWEWPRHTGDFSMFRVYADKDGNPADYSKENVPLQPKHYLPVSLQGVKENDFAMILGYPGRTNRWVPASGIEQNVKFAYPAWVEGAKTGMDQMKKYMDKDATVKLQYASKYASTANYWKNRQGMIDALTKAGTAKTKTAQETKFNVWANKANNKQKYGNVIATINNYYAKTDLKSRHDNYLTQLLRTSKYGASVATLGNSLVGYYKENEAKRTELLPKLNALIETVYTDFYAPLEKDILVAQLNLYVSKASEYGIAPVVAQLSAENKGDFTGYVNDAVAKSIFASKESVLAFLNNPKPENIATDPLFVISNDLMAKIRAKSEEQTVLENDFATSYRVMVEGLRESKMNAIQYPDANSTLRLSYGKVRALPADKRNDAKTNNYTTMTGMVNKYKAGDSEFDLPARLLELNKAKDFGQYADKEGYMPVNFLTDNDITGGNSGSPVLNGKGELIGVAFDGNIEAMAGDVIFDKKLQRTINLDIRYVLWIIDKYAGAKHIVDEMTIVK, from the coding sequence ATGAAGAAAGTAGTTTTATTCTTAGCCATGTGTTTGTTGACTTTCCCCGTGAAAGCTGACGAAGGAATGTGGTTCTTGATGTTTATCGAAAGATTGAACCATAGAGATATGGAAAAAATGGGCTTGCAATTGACAGCCGAAGAAATTTACAGTATTAACAATCACAGTTTGAAAGATGCCGTTGTTCAATTCAATGGAGGATGTACTGCTGAAATTGTCTCGAAAGAAGGATTAGTATTGACCAACCACCATTGTGGATACAATGCTATTGCAGAACTGTCTACGGCAGAACAAAATTATCTAAAAGACGGTTTTTGGGCAAAAGACAAAACTGCCGAACTGAAACCAAAATCACTTTACGTTCGTTTTTTCGTTCGTATGGATGATGTTTCCAAAAGAATTTTATCAAAAGTCAATGATAAAATGACAGAGGAAGAAAGAAATAAAGTGATTCAACAAGAAATCGCTTTGATTGAAAAAGAAAATAACGAAGGCGGGAAATATACCGTTTCCGTTCGTCCATTCTTTCAAGGAAATGAATATTATTATTTTGTTTACCAAGATTATAAAGATGTTCGTTTGGTAGGAACACCGCCGGAAAGTGTTGGAAAATTTGGAGGTGATACTGATAACTGGGAATGGCCGCGTCATACGGGAGATTTTTCTATGTTTAGAGTTTACGCTGATAAAGACGGAAATCCAGCAGATTATTCAAAAGAAAATGTGCCTTTACAACCTAAACATTATTTGCCGGTAAGTTTGCAAGGTGTTAAAGAGAATGATTTTGCCATGATTTTAGGATATCCAGGAAGAACAAACCGTTGGGTGCCAGCAAGCGGAATCGAACAAAATGTAAAATTTGCTTATCCTGCCTGGGTAGAAGGTGCTAAAACAGGAATGGACCAAATGAAAAAGTATATGGATAAAGATGCTACTGTAAAATTACAATATGCGTCTAAATATGCTTCGACAGCGAATTATTGGAAAAACCGTCAAGGAATGATTGATGCTTTGACCAAAGCTGGAACTGCAAAAACAAAAACCGCTCAAGAAACTAAATTTAATGTTTGGGCCAATAAAGCCAATAACAAACAAAAATACGGGAATGTAATTGCTACCATTAATAATTATTATGCCAAAACGGATTTGAAATCACGTCATGATAATTATTTGACACAATTGCTGAGAACTTCAAAATATGGTGCTTCGGTGGCTACTTTAGGAAATTCACTTGTTGGATATTACAAAGAAAATGAAGCTAAGAGAACAGAATTATTGCCTAAATTAAATGCTTTAATCGAAACGGTTTATACTGATTTTTATGCGCCTTTAGAAAAAGATATTTTGGTAGCTCAGTTGAATTTGTACGTTTCAAAAGCCTCAGAATACGGAATTGCTCCAGTTGTTGCTCAATTGTCAGCCGAAAATAAAGGAGATTTTACAGGATATGTAAATGATGCTGTGGCAAAAAGTATTTTCGCTTCCAAAGAAAGTGTGTTGGCATTCCTAAATAATCCAAAACCAGAAAACATTGCTACAGATCCATTGTTTGTAATTTCAAATGATTTGATGGCAAAAATTAGAGCTAAATCGGAGGAACAAACGGTTTTAGAAAATGATTTTGCTACATCGTATCGTGTTATGGTTGAAGGATTGCGTGAATCTAAAATGAATGCCATTCAGTATCCGGATGCAAATTCAACCTTGAGATTGAGCTACGGAAAAGTTCGTGCTTTACCGGCAGACAAGCGTAATGATGCTAAAACAAATAATTATACCACAATGACCGGAATGGTTAATAAGTATAAAGCTGGGGATTCGGAATTTGATTTGCCAGCACGATTATTAGAATTGAATAAGGCAAAAGATTTTGGTCAGTATGCAGATAAAGAAGGGTATATGCCAGTCAATTTCCTTACAGACAATGATATTACAGGAGGAAACTCAGGTTCTCCGGTACTTAACGGAAAAGGAGAATTAATAGGAGTTGCCTTCGATGGAAATATTGAAGCCATGGCAGGTGATGTTATTTTTGATAAAAAGTTGCAACGCACCATCAATCTTGATATTCGATATGTACTTTGGATAATCGATAAATATGCAGGTGCGAAACATATTGTTGATGAAATGACAATTGTGAAATAG
- a CDS encoding hemolysin family protein: MEILIIFFLILLNGVFSMSEIALISARKNRLETAAKKGNKSAKIALDLANSPNKFLSTVQIGITLIGILTGIYSGDKITADVETFVQGFEILKPYAHSVAVGIVVVVLTFFSLVLGELLPKRIGLNHPESIAKAVALPMKMVSIITAPFIWMLTTSTDFLLDILQIKPTADGKVTEEEIKAIIKEGTEGGEVQEIEQDIVERVFHIGDRKVNSLMTHRKSVVFLPSDSDKEQVKELMLKELHSIYPVYGNNYDDIVGVVNLKNIFAHFEKDNFNLTEIMTEAPFIMEQTTAYTALEEFKKTGIHYAFVSDEYGVFQGVITLNDILEALVGDASDFYKDDFQLIEREDGSWLVDGHYSLHDFLTYFELDELINDYEVTTVSGLIMTELSHIPKQGEKLIWQKFELEVIDMDGVKIDKVMVKALKK, translated from the coding sequence TTGGAAATACTAATAATATTTTTTCTAATACTCCTCAACGGAGTTTTCTCGATGTCGGAAATCGCATTGATTTCGGCTAGGAAAAATAGATTAGAAACCGCGGCAAAAAAAGGAAATAAAAGTGCCAAAATAGCACTCGATTTGGCCAATTCTCCAAACAAATTTTTGTCCACAGTACAAATCGGAATTACACTTATAGGAATATTGACCGGTATTTACAGTGGTGATAAAATAACCGCCGATGTAGAAACGTTTGTACAAGGATTCGAAATACTAAAACCATATGCACATTCAGTCGCAGTAGGAATTGTAGTAGTAGTTTTGACTTTTTTCTCCTTAGTTTTAGGAGAATTATTGCCCAAAAGAATTGGTTTGAATCATCCAGAGTCAATTGCAAAAGCAGTGGCTTTGCCCATGAAAATGGTTTCGATTATTACCGCACCATTCATTTGGATGCTGACCACATCAACGGATTTTTTATTGGATATTTTGCAAATAAAACCAACCGCTGACGGAAAAGTAACCGAAGAAGAAATAAAAGCCATCATCAAAGAAGGAACAGAAGGTGGAGAAGTACAGGAAATAGAACAAGATATTGTAGAGCGAGTTTTTCATATCGGAGACAGAAAAGTCAATTCATTGATGACCCACAGGAAATCAGTGGTTTTCTTACCTTCAGATTCAGATAAAGAACAAGTTAAAGAATTGATGCTAAAAGAACTGCATTCTATTTATCCGGTTTACGGAAACAATTATGATGATATAGTTGGTGTAGTGAACCTGAAAAATATTTTTGCCCATTTTGAAAAAGACAATTTCAATTTGACAGAAATCATGACCGAAGCCCCATTTATAATGGAGCAAACAACAGCCTACACCGCATTAGAAGAATTCAAGAAAACAGGAATTCATTATGCCTTTGTTTCCGATGAATACGGCGTTTTTCAAGGTGTAATTACGTTGAATGATATTCTGGAAGCATTAGTTGGTGATGCATCAGATTTTTATAAAGATGATTTTCAATTAATAGAACGCGAGGACGGAAGCTGGCTGGTAGACGGACATTATTCGTTACATGATTTCTTAACGTATTTCGAGTTAGATGAATTAATAAATGATTATGAAGTAACCACTGTAAGTGGACTTATAATGACCGAACTTTCGCATATCCCTAAACAGGGAGAAAAATTGATTTGGCAAAAATTTGAGTTGGAAGTTATCGATATGGATGGCGTGAAGATTGATAAAGTGATGGTGAAAGCCTTAAAAAAGTAA